One window of the Parasphingopyxis algicola genome contains the following:
- a CDS encoding metallopeptidase family protein: MRIDESFAANAPDADAMEAMARRSLDSLPIEFREQMGNVVLRVEEYADPESLEAVGLNHPMQLSGLYTGRPLGDKSVSDFGTLPDVIHLYRQPILAEAAERGIGVERLVHHVLIHEVGHHFGLSDADMHALEDSAD; encoded by the coding sequence ATGCGGATCGACGAAAGCTTTGCGGCCAACGCCCCCGATGCCGACGCCATGGAAGCGATGGCGCGGCGCTCGCTCGACAGCCTGCCGATCGAATTTCGCGAACAGATGGGCAATGTCGTGCTGCGGGTCGAGGAATATGCCGATCCGGAATCGCTGGAGGCCGTGGGCCTAAACCATCCGATGCAGCTCTCCGGCCTCTACACCGGGCGTCCGCTCGGCGACAAAAGCGTCTCGGATTTCGGCACCTTGCCCGACGTCATCCATCTCTATCGCCAGCCGATACTGGCCGAAGCCGCCGAGCGCGGGATCGGCGTCGAACGGCTCGTCCATCATGTGCTGATTCACGAGGTCGGCCATCATTTCGGGCTGAGCGACGCGGACATGCACGCGCTCGAGGACAGCGCGGATTGA
- the ccmA gene encoding heme ABC exporter ATP-binding protein CcmA has translation MSAALTLAGLGCVRGDRALFSGLDLALKAGGAALVTGPNGAGKTSLLRVIAGLLPKPAGTVEIAGTIAFAGEQAALDRELPLERALRYWAALDRRDAGAIRAALDSMALGDLADVPVRMLSTGQSKRAALARVIAGAADIWLLDEPANGLDSDARARLEAAIAGHRAAGGIVVAATHQPLAMPDATNVPIGGVA, from the coding sequence TTGAGCGCTGCACTGACCCTTGCCGGGCTGGGCTGCGTGCGGGGCGACCGGGCGTTGTTCAGCGGGCTCGACTTGGCGTTGAAAGCAGGCGGCGCGGCGCTCGTGACCGGCCCCAACGGCGCGGGCAAGACCAGTCTGTTGCGCGTGATTGCCGGGCTGTTGCCGAAACCGGCGGGCACTGTCGAAATCGCCGGCACGATTGCATTTGCCGGCGAACAGGCGGCGCTCGACCGGGAGCTACCGCTCGAGCGCGCGCTCCGCTATTGGGCGGCGCTCGACAGGCGGGACGCCGGCGCGATCCGCGCGGCGCTGGACAGCATGGCGCTGGGCGATCTCGCCGATGTCCCGGTACGGATGCTGTCGACGGGGCAGTCGAAGCGCGCCGCCCTCGCCCGGGTCATCGCGGGCGCCGCGGATATCTGGCTGCTCGACGAACCGGCCAACGGCCTCGACAGCGACGCACGGGCGCGGCTCGAAGCGGCGATCGCCGGCCACAGGGCGGCGGGCGGCATCGTCGTCGCCGCGACGCATCAGCCGCTGGCGATGCCGGATGCGACAAACGTCCCGATCGGGGGCGTGGCATGA
- a CDS encoding serine hydrolase domain-containing protein has product MHIVSTALSRAMLLMLLAVPAGASAQPDEAPPLALNRETLETQIDAFMAANGYAGVVFVALDGETLVEKAYGMAHADLGVPITLDTAFGIGSRPIDFTTAAIYLLEQRGRLSQDDTLSDYLDNVPADRAGMTIRQMMTGRSGLPDFPANDRDWDADLGWIDRTEFERRTLAIPLLFAPGEGEAHSHWAFGMLAAIVERVSGQGYSGFLRENFFDPAGMERTGDYGESRGLTMADFAAGGGVQRGLPNIPPNWGPTSWLVLGSGGMFSTLGDLRRFYIFVTQSGVLEPRYTEHFLSARAGLDGSDRGFELFSFTDENFTDEAYVMLSQSGEEGSIMAIVRPLVALLRDN; this is encoded by the coding sequence ATGCATATCGTCTCGACCGCTCTGTCCCGGGCCATGCTGCTCATGCTGCTCGCCGTCCCGGCGGGTGCATCCGCCCAGCCTGACGAAGCGCCGCCGCTGGCGCTGAACCGCGAAACGCTGGAAACGCAGATCGACGCGTTCATGGCGGCGAACGGCTATGCGGGCGTCGTGTTCGTTGCGCTCGATGGCGAGACACTGGTCGAGAAAGCCTATGGCATGGCGCATGCCGATCTCGGCGTGCCGATCACGCTCGACACCGCGTTCGGCATCGGCTCGCGCCCGATCGATTTTACCACCGCGGCGATCTATCTGCTCGAACAGCGCGGCCGGCTGAGCCAGGATGACACGCTGTCCGATTATCTCGATAATGTCCCGGCGGACCGGGCCGGGATGACGATTCGGCAGATGATGACGGGCCGATCCGGGCTTCCCGATTTCCCGGCGAACGATAGAGATTGGGACGCCGATCTCGGCTGGATCGACCGGACCGAATTCGAACGGCGGACACTCGCGATCCCGTTGCTTTTCGCGCCGGGCGAGGGCGAGGCGCATTCGCACTGGGCGTTCGGCATGCTGGCCGCGATCGTCGAGCGCGTCAGCGGACAAGGCTATTCCGGTTTTCTGCGCGAGAATTTCTTCGATCCGGCCGGAATGGAACGGACCGGCGATTATGGCGAGAGTCGCGGCCTGACCATGGCCGATTTTGCGGCGGGCGGCGGCGTCCAGCGGGGCTTGCCCAACATACCGCCCAATTGGGGGCCGACATCCTGGCTCGTCCTCGGCAGTGGCGGGATGTTCTCGACCCTGGGCGATCTCAGGCGCTTCTATATCTTCGTAACCCAAAGCGGCGTGCTCGAGCCCCGATACACCGAACATTTTCTCAGCGCGCGAGCCGGGCTCGACGGGTCGGACCGGGGTTTCGAGCTGTTCAGCTTCACCGACGAGAATTTCACCGACGAGGCCTATGTGATGCTCAGCCAGAGCGGCGAGGAGGGATCGATCATGGCGATCGTGCGGCCGCTGGTCGCCCTGTTGCGGGACAATTAG
- a CDS encoding heme exporter protein CcmB encodes MSDLFAIARRDLGRSFAGGGWLLPLIFFMLVATLFPFAIGPDPTILGRVGGGVLWTAALLAALFPIDRLIAPDRDAGVLDQYAVRGISEEVVAVAKIAAHWIGFGPPLMLAALPASALLGMEMDSVVRLEAGLALGSLGLAALAVTVSALVAGLPGGGALAGLLMLPLAVPVLIFGAGALDELQRGAFALLGASALLLLAIAPFATGAAIRAMRD; translated from the coding sequence ATGAGCGACCTGTTCGCCATCGCCCGGCGGGATCTCGGTCGGAGCTTTGCCGGGGGCGGATGGCTGCTGCCACTGATTTTTTTCATGCTCGTCGCCACGCTCTTTCCTTTCGCGATCGGACCCGACCCGACGATATTGGGCCGGGTCGGCGGCGGCGTGCTCTGGACGGCGGCCCTTCTCGCCGCACTGTTCCCGATCGACCGGCTGATCGCGCCCGACCGCGATGCCGGCGTCCTCGATCAATATGCGGTGCGCGGAATCAGCGAGGAGGTCGTCGCCGTCGCCAAGATCGCCGCGCACTGGATCGGCTTCGGGCCGCCGCTGATGCTCGCCGCACTGCCGGCGTCGGCGCTGCTCGGAATGGAGATGGACAGCGTGGTGCGGCTCGAAGCCGGGCTGGCGCTGGGCAGTCTCGGGCTCGCGGCACTCGCCGTGACCGTCAGCGCCCTCGTCGCCGGATTGCCGGGCGGCGGCGCGCTTGCCGGACTCCTGATGCTGCCGCTCGCGGTGCCGGTGCTGATCTTCGGGGCGGGCGCGCTGGACGAGCTTCAGCGCGGCGCGTTTGCGCTGCTCGGGGCGTCGGCGCTGCTGCTGCTCGCCATCGCTCCCTTCGCAACCGGAGCGGCGATCCGGGCGATGCGGGATTAG
- a CDS encoding ATP-binding cassette domain-containing protein: MDRKNGPVVSFDGIAKSFDGGASFAVDTLSLEIAGGTFVALVGESGSGKSTLLKMINRLVDPSAGEIAIGGEPIADQDPADLRRHIGYVFQNIGLFPHMSVAENIMIIPKLAGDGAKNRAPELLDLVGLPDDVADRLPNELSGGQQQRVGVARALAGEPGLMLMDEPFGALDPVTRDQLGEAYRALHDRLRLTTIMVTHDMAEALLIADRILVMSAGRVVADGSPEALLAGECGEEASALIAVPKGQMAKLRQLEERA; this comes from the coding sequence ATGGACAGGAAAAACGGCCCCGTCGTCAGCTTTGACGGCATCGCGAAGAGTTTCGACGGAGGCGCCAGTTTCGCCGTCGATACGCTCAGCCTCGAGATAGCCGGGGGTACGTTCGTGGCGTTGGTCGGCGAGTCCGGATCGGGCAAATCGACACTGCTCAAGATGATCAATCGGCTGGTGGACCCAAGTGCCGGAGAGATCGCGATCGGCGGCGAGCCGATAGCGGATCAAGATCCCGCCGATTTGCGCCGTCACATCGGCTATGTATTTCAGAATATTGGACTATTTCCGCATATGAGCGTCGCGGAAAACATCATGATAATTCCGAAACTGGCCGGCGACGGTGCGAAAAATCGCGCACCGGAACTGCTCGACCTGGTGGGACTGCCGGACGATGTCGCCGACCGGCTGCCGAATGAACTATCGGGCGGCCAGCAACAGCGTGTCGGTGTGGCACGCGCTCTGGCCGGGGAACCGGGGCTGATGTTGATGGACGAGCCATTCGGCGCGCTTGATCCCGTCACCCGCGACCAGCTCGGCGAGGCCTATCGCGCGCTTCACGACCGGCTCAGGCTGACGACGATCATGGTGACGCATGACATGGCCGAGGCGCTGCTGATCGCCGACCGGATTCTCGTGATGAGCGCCGGTCGGGTCGTCGCCGACGGCTCGCCCGAAGCGTTGCTGGCGGGCGAGTGCGGCGAGGAAGCGAGCGCTTTGATCGCGGTGCCCAAGGGCCAGATGGCAAAGCTCCGCCAGCTTGAGGAGCGCGCATGA
- a CDS encoding Gfo/Idh/MocA family protein, with product MTATIGLIGCGRWGKLVLRDLVACGAEVHVVCASSGNQAIAQRAGAASIVENLKELPPVDGYVVVTPTSTHGDIVLALMPRGKPIFVEKPLTADVDSARQIAEDDDGQVFVMDKWRYHSGVEAVRAQIAAGAIGRLRGLRLQRWSNGHEYADVSPLWILAPHDLSIADHILGYLPPLDDARAVIRAEPQLGFTAELGGTGPVSVTLDIGVANVEHARRVAAVGENGVMELRGGYETCLFVRRGPVAEPGQDVDTIPFPDTMPLLTEVRGFLDFLDGGPPPLADARKGCAIVEHMAEIETKLEGR from the coding sequence ATGACGGCCACGATCGGACTGATAGGCTGCGGCCGGTGGGGCAAGCTCGTGCTCAGAGACCTGGTCGCCTGCGGAGCGGAGGTCCATGTCGTCTGTGCCAGTTCAGGCAATCAGGCCATAGCGCAACGGGCGGGCGCAGCATCGATCGTCGAAAACTTGAAAGAATTGCCGCCGGTCGACGGATATGTCGTGGTTACGCCGACCAGCACGCACGGCGATATCGTGCTTGCGCTCATGCCGAGAGGCAAGCCGATTTTCGTGGAGAAACCGCTGACCGCGGACGTCGACAGCGCCCGGCAAATAGCCGAAGATGATGACGGCCAGGTCTTCGTCATGGACAAATGGCGCTATCATAGCGGGGTCGAGGCCGTGCGCGCCCAGATTGCTGCGGGTGCGATCGGCAGGTTGCGGGGCCTGAGACTGCAGCGCTGGAGCAACGGCCATGAATATGCGGACGTTTCGCCGCTCTGGATCCTCGCCCCCCACGATCTCTCCATTGCCGACCATATCCTCGGATATCTGCCGCCGCTCGACGACGCCCGCGCGGTCATCCGCGCCGAGCCGCAGCTGGGCTTCACCGCCGAACTGGGCGGCACCGGACCGGTATCCGTTACGCTCGATATCGGAGTGGCCAATGTGGAACATGCCCGGCGCGTCGCCGCGGTCGGCGAAAACGGCGTGATGGAGTTGCGCGGCGGCTATGAGACCTGCCTCTTCGTTCGCCGCGGCCCGGTCGCCGAACCGGGCCAGGACGTCGATACCATTCCTTTCCCGGACACGATGCCCTTGCTCACCGAAGTCAGGGGCTTTCTCGATTTTCTGGACGGCGGTCCACCTCCGCTCGCCGACGCCCGCAAAGGTTGCGCGATTGTCGAGCATATGGCGGAGATCGAAACCAAGCTGGAAGGTCGCTAG
- a CDS encoding 4a-hydroxytetrahydrobiopterin dehydratase, translating into MTERLSDAEREAALAALPGWDHDAKRDAISRRFEFADFSAAYAFMTRVALLAEQMDHHPEWFNVYNKVDVTLTTHDAGGLSEKDVKMAKAMEDFAG; encoded by the coding sequence ATGACCGAAAGACTGAGCGATGCCGAACGCGAGGCCGCCTTGGCGGCGCTGCCGGGCTGGGATCATGATGCGAAGCGTGATGCGATATCGCGCAGATTCGAATTTGCCGATTTCAGCGCGGCTTATGCATTCATGACCCGCGTCGCGCTGCTCGCCGAACAGATGGATCACCATCCCGAATGGTTCAACGTCTACAACAAGGTCGACGTGACCCTGACGACCCACGATGCCGGCGGCCTGTCCGAAAAGGATGTGAAAATGGCCAAGGCGATGGAGGATTTTGCGGGATAA
- a CDS encoding ABC transporter permease/substrate-binding protein translates to MNPRLSEALSQVPPLLADHVILSAAALLLGLAVALPLAIGASRNDRLRRIALGAASLVQTIPGLALLALFYPLLLALNSLFAPVGLALPALGFLPALLALALYAVLPILRNSVTGIVGIDPAIIEAADGVGMTPRQKLRMVEAPLAAPVVMAGIRTATVWTIGAATLSTTVGQPSLGDMIFAGLQTQNWTLVLTGCVAAAALALTADALLGLIEAGIAKRSRWRIRSGLLALLAGVVLALAPLAMTGSRADMVTIGAKGFSEQYILARLIGDRLEEAGYAVRYREGLGSAVAFEALASGDVDVYVDYTGTLWTNAMRREDNPPRDEMLDRLGEWVAETRDARVLGRLGFENTYAFATTQETAQRYGLQNIDDLAAVAPELTMGTDVEFLNRPEWASIRDAYGLAFAEAQSYQPTFMYRAVESGRADVITAFSSDGRIAASNLFVLADPRGAIPNYDAVLMVAPGRADEERFVSALTPLLDAIPVEAMRAANYMVDRDDDKASPAEAARWMLNEIGLAEDGVSPESGA, encoded by the coding sequence ATGAACCCGCGCCTTTCCGAAGCGCTTTCGCAGGTCCCGCCGCTGCTGGCGGATCATGTGATCCTCTCCGCGGCGGCGCTGCTGCTCGGGCTGGCCGTCGCACTGCCGCTCGCGATTGGTGCGTCGCGCAACGACCGGCTGCGGCGGATCGCGCTCGGCGCCGCGAGTCTCGTCCAGACGATCCCCGGGCTCGCGCTGCTGGCGCTGTTCTATCCCCTGCTGCTCGCGCTCAACTCGCTGTTCGCACCGGTCGGGCTGGCGCTTCCGGCGCTCGGTTTCCTGCCCGCCCTTTTGGCGCTCGCGCTCTATGCGGTGCTACCGATCCTGCGCAACTCGGTGACCGGTATCGTCGGGATCGACCCGGCGATTATCGAGGCTGCCGACGGTGTCGGTATGACCCCGCGGCAGAAATTGCGGATGGTCGAAGCGCCGCTCGCGGCTCCGGTCGTGATGGCCGGCATCCGGACCGCGACGGTCTGGACGATCGGCGCCGCCACGCTCTCGACGACGGTCGGTCAGCCGAGCCTTGGCGACATGATCTTCGCCGGACTGCAGACGCAGAACTGGACCCTGGTGCTGACCGGCTGCGTCGCGGCGGCCGCGCTCGCGCTGACGGCGGATGCCTTGCTCGGCCTGATCGAAGCGGGAATAGCGAAGCGCAGCCGCTGGCGGATAAGAAGCGGGCTGCTGGCATTGCTGGCCGGCGTCGTTCTGGCGCTGGCGCCGCTGGCGATGACCGGTTCGCGCGCCGATATGGTCACCATCGGCGCCAAGGGCTTCAGCGAGCAATATATCCTCGCGCGGCTGATCGGCGATCGGCTTGAGGAGGCGGGTTATGCGGTTCGCTATCGCGAGGGGCTCGGTTCCGCGGTGGCGTTCGAGGCGCTCGCGAGCGGCGATGTCGATGTCTATGTCGACTATACGGGCACGCTGTGGACCAACGCGATGCGCCGCGAGGACAATCCGCCGCGCGATGAAATGCTGGACCGGCTCGGCGAGTGGGTCGCCGAAACCCGCGACGCGCGCGTGCTCGGGCGGCTGGGCTTCGAGAATACCTATGCCTTCGCGACGACGCAGGAAACGGCCCAGCGTTACGGTTTGCAGAACATCGACGATCTGGCCGCCGTGGCGCCCGAGCTTACCATGGGCACCGATGTCGAGTTCCTAAACCGGCCCGAATGGGCCAGCATTCGCGACGCCTATGGTTTGGCGTTCGCGGAGGCCCAATCCTATCAGCCCACCTTCATGTATCGCGCCGTCGAAAGCGGCCGCGCCGATGTTATCACCGCCTTTTCTTCGGACGGCCGGATCGCGGCGAGCAATCTGTTCGTGCTCGCCGATCCGCGCGGCGCGATTCCCAATTATGATGCGGTGCTGATGGTTGCGCCCGGCCGGGCCGACGAGGAGCGCTTCGTTTCGGCTCTGACTCCTCTGCTCGACGCCATTCCCGTCGAGGCGATGCGCGCGGCGAACTATATGGTCGATCGCGATGACGACAAGGCGAGCCCCGCCGAGGCGGCCCGTTGGATGCTGAACGAGATCGGCCTTGCCGAAGACGGGGTTAGTCCGGAAAGCGGAGCTTGA
- a CDS encoding glycosyltransferase family 2 protein gives MNSGDPPLFTILLLIHRPPDMLRLALESVLAQKRQSFEIFIVCDGAPGETASEAERLARNDERIHVRAFPKGERHGEQYRAQIIETESRGRYICHIDDDDLWMPDFLDGMARLLDLVDFGNLLQVAVKPDGGLRLIGFDLGSPEVRNRMVNERWNFFGPSVCGYRRTAYDGLERGWSPAPEDVPTDLFMWRKFLRRDEVTAATRHQIGALCPRAPRRQHMTMEERAAENTALLERIRDPESRDELIQTVWRNAARDLFKLRFPD, from the coding sequence ATGAACTCCGGCGACCCGCCCCTGTTTACGATATTGCTGCTGATTCACCGGCCGCCGGATATGCTGCGATTGGCGCTGGAAAGCGTTTTGGCGCAAAAACGGCAATCGTTCGAGATTTTCATCGTCTGCGATGGCGCGCCCGGCGAAACCGCGTCGGAAGCCGAACGGCTCGCGCGCAACGACGAACGCATCCATGTCCGGGCCTTTCCCAAGGGAGAACGCCACGGCGAACAGTATCGCGCCCAGATCATCGAGACCGAAAGCCGCGGCCGCTATATCTGCCATATCGACGATGACGATCTCTGGATGCCAGACTTTCTCGACGGGATGGCGCGGCTGCTCGACCTCGTCGATTTCGGCAATCTCCTGCAGGTCGCCGTGAAGCCCGATGGCGGCTTGCGTCTCATCGGTTTCGATCTCGGATCGCCGGAAGTTCGCAATCGTATGGTAAACGAGCGATGGAATTTCTTCGGTCCTTCGGTCTGCGGCTATCGCCGGACCGCCTATGACGGGCTTGAACGCGGATGGTCGCCGGCACCTGAAGACGTGCCGACCGACCTGTTCATGTGGCGCAAATTTCTGCGCCGGGACGAAGTGACGGCGGCGACACGCCACCAGATCGGCGCGCTATGTCCGCGGGCGCCTCGCCGCCAGCATATGACGATGGAGGAAAGGGCGGCGGAAAATACCGCTTTGCTCGAAAGGATCCGCGATCCGGAGAGTCGCGACGAGCTGATTCAAACGGTCTGGCGTAACGCCGCGCGGGACTTGTTCAAGCTCCGCTTTCCGGACTAA
- a CDS encoding class I SAM-dependent methyltransferase — protein sequence MTLATLIAEPWADYGLVDSGYGRKLERYGRFRFIRPEPQAMWAPASGDWRADGEFIPASDEDGGGRWHLDASVPNEGWPLAWEDVRFQAQCTPFRHLAFFPDMASHWSWMRGLVGPSTSSGQASEALNLFGYTGVGSLALAAKGARVTHVDASKKSVEAGKANAALSGMSDRPIRWLVDDAAKFAAREVRRERRYDGIMLDPPKWGRGPKKELWQLEEGLPGLLADCAKLLDKDSRFLVLTVYAVRMSALAIGELVAQSLAHLGGTVECGEMAVREEARGLTLPTAIFARWSR from the coding sequence ATGACCCTTGCCACCCTGATCGCCGAGCCCTGGGCCGATTACGGGCTCGTCGATTCGGGCTATGGCCGCAAGCTCGAACGCTATGGCCGCTTTCGTTTCATCCGGCCCGAGCCGCAGGCGATGTGGGCGCCGGCCTCCGGCGACTGGCGCGCCGATGGCGAGTTCATTCCGGCCTCGGACGAGGATGGCGGCGGGCGCTGGCATCTGGACGCTAGCGTGCCGAACGAGGGCTGGCCGCTCGCCTGGGAGGATGTGCGCTTCCAGGCGCAATGCACGCCGTTCCGCCATCTGGCCTTCTTCCCCGACATGGCTTCGCACTGGAGCTGGATGCGGGGGCTGGTAGGCCCTTCGACAAGCTCAGGACAAGCGAGCGAAGCGCTCAATCTCTTCGGCTATACCGGCGTCGGCAGTCTCGCGCTGGCGGCGAAGGGCGCCCGGGTGACCCATGTCGATGCCTCGAAGAAATCGGTCGAAGCCGGCAAGGCCAACGCCGCGCTGTCGGGCATGAGCGACCGGCCGATCCGCTGGCTCGTCGACGACGCCGCCAAATTCGCCGCGCGCGAGGTGCGGCGCGAACGGCGCTATGACGGGATCATGCTCGATCCGCCCAAATGGGGGCGTGGGCCGAAAAAGGAGCTCTGGCAGCTTGAGGAGGGACTGCCGGGACTGCTCGCCGATTGCGCCAAGCTGCTCGATAAGGACAGCCGTTTCCTGGTATTGACGGTCTATGCCGTGCGCATGTCGGCGCTGGCGATCGGCGAGCTCGTCGCGCAGTCGCTCGCGCATCTCGGCGGTACGGTGGAATGCGGCGAAATGGCCGTGCGCGAAGAGGCGCGCGGGCTTACCCTGCCGACCGCGATTTTCGCCCGCTGGTCGCGCTAG
- a CDS encoding SDR family oxidoreductase: MTVQSIFITGGASGIGRAVAHYFGERGWFVGLADINEAGMEETAAGLQPGQFSIHRLDVTDRAQWRAAIAAFGERTNGRMDVLFNNAGIGVGGPLEQMSDEDIDRTIAINFTGVISGTRAAFEMLRDTPDSCILNTSSAAGIYGAAGLVVYSGTKFAVRALTEGLDIEFKPHGIRSRALMPSFIETPILDGPLTGGNASVRDMISEAGLEITPVQDVAEAAWQAVHGEKIHTTVGKTAKKLAFAARWTPGRLRKSLGMARRVQD; the protein is encoded by the coding sequence ATGACAGTCCAATCCATCTTCATCACCGGCGGCGCGTCAGGCATCGGGCGCGCCGTCGCCCACTATTTCGGCGAGCGCGGCTGGTTCGTCGGGCTGGCGGACATCAACGAAGCGGGGATGGAAGAAACGGCGGCGGGCCTGCAACCGGGCCAGTTCTCGATCCACCGGCTCGACGTGACCGATCGCGCACAATGGAGAGCGGCGATCGCTGCGTTCGGCGAACGCACGAACGGGCGGATGGACGTGCTGTTCAACAATGCGGGGATAGGGGTCGGCGGGCCGCTTGAACAGATGAGCGACGAGGATATCGACCGCACGATCGCGATCAATTTCACCGGCGTCATCAGCGGCACGCGCGCGGCGTTCGAGATGCTGCGCGATACGCCCGACAGCTGCATCCTCAACACCAGTTCGGCGGCGGGAATCTACGGCGCGGCGGGCCTTGTCGTGTACAGCGGCACCAAGTTCGCCGTGCGCGCGCTGACCGAGGGGCTCGATATCGAGTTCAAACCCCATGGCATCCGGTCCCGCGCGCTGATGCCGAGCTTCATCGAAACGCCGATCCTCGACGGCCCGCTCACCGGCGGCAACGCGTCTGTACGCGACATGATCTCCGAGGCGGGACTGGAAATCACGCCGGTGCAGGACGTCGCCGAGGCGGCCTGGCAGGCCGTTCACGGCGAGAAGATTCACACGACTGTCGGCAAAACCGCCAAAAAACTAGCCTTTGCGGCGCGCTGGACACCGGGGCGGCTACGCAAGAGCCTGGGGATGGCGCGCCGGGTCCAGGATTAG
- a CDS encoding dTDP-4-dehydrorhamnose 3,5-epimerase family protein: MLNAQELEGDSTVPIAGLGCRALTRHRDSRGDLTEVYRNEWKLADTHPVQWNIVHSVANTLRGVHLHGRHRDSLTVVDGEMLLGLQDLRPESETSGTALLLTISAARPAMVTIPVGVAHGFYFPEPAMHLYGVDIAFDGSDEFGCRWNDEGLAIEWPCSDPILSGRDQTAGTLTEMVHAAGFSE; the protein is encoded by the coding sequence ATGCTGAACGCGCAAGAGCTTGAAGGCGATAGCACCGTACCGATCGCCGGCCTCGGGTGCCGTGCCTTGACCCGGCACAGGGACAGCCGCGGCGACCTGACCGAAGTCTATCGAAACGAATGGAAACTGGCCGACACGCATCCGGTTCAGTGGAACATCGTCCATTCGGTCGCCAACACGCTGCGCGGCGTCCACCTGCATGGTCGCCACCGGGACTCACTGACGGTCGTCGACGGTGAAATGCTCCTCGGGCTGCAGGACCTGCGGCCGGAGTCCGAAACGAGCGGCACGGCCCTTCTGCTCACCATCTCCGCCGCACGACCGGCAATGGTGACCATTCCGGTCGGCGTGGCCCACGGCTTCTACTTCCCCGAACCGGCCATGCATCTTTATGGCGTCGATATCGCCTTCGACGGCAGCGACGAATTCGGGTGCCGGTGGAACGATGAAGGCCTCGCGATAGAATGGCCGTGCTCGGACCCGATATTGTCCGGGCGCGATCAAACCGCCGGTACGCTGACCGAGATGGTCCATGCTGCCGGTTTCTCGGAATGA